In Bacteroidota bacterium, a single genomic region encodes these proteins:
- a CDS encoding T9SS type A sorting domain-containing protein, producing MKNILLTLIIAMYAFNVPAQITFEKTYKNLAQDEAAHSVIEDGNGGCVIATGGKWNSPNSTREFGLTHLNGYGDTLWYTVFTRSYNSEVRMLRKSATAYYVAGVADDSTVTVDLMLWLCKFDLNGNLIWKKNIADIFLPLLDWGLSFSVVNDGLLFTNGYSGGFYKLDTNSNNLVIKDYNYYRSNSDYFRKSDMEKKGNNFIYNAAYRQVIGGPISPRILLVDQNGDSISSFAVNLDSAWGAPYTNIYQDNFIVFAQIPTVVVPNAYGFVLSKLDSLGNKIWRKPVRGINRSNCYVTSHTILPNGNFVISGFPGGLNAPAGRAFLYCFDTNGDSLWFKKFSPSDTTLKTDFYDVIATSDSGLLACGQAMRPNGSRESYIVKLDANGDLFNPLSVIEKRKESYFHIYPNPANNVVSMHYMGFDNNVLLQIKNTIGQVIFNQKISTNDERIQLEASMFPSGIYVCSLISNERIVTAKKLVIVK from the coding sequence ATGAAAAATATACTATTAACGCTAATCATTGCGATGTATGCTTTTAATGTTCCTGCACAAATCACTTTTGAGAAGACATATAAAAATTTAGCTCAAGATGAAGCAGCACATAGTGTGATTGAAGATGGCAATGGAGGATGTGTTATAGCAACCGGCGGTAAATGGAATTCGCCTAACAGCACACGAGAATTTGGATTAACACACCTAAATGGATATGGAGATACTTTATGGTACACCGTTTTTACACGTAGTTATAATTCAGAAGTACGCATGTTGCGAAAGTCAGCTACAGCTTATTACGTTGCAGGAGTAGCCGATGATTCAACGGTAACAGTAGATTTAATGCTCTGGCTTTGTAAATTCGACTTGAATGGAAATCTTATTTGGAAAAAAAACATAGCGGATATCTTTCTTCCTTTATTAGATTGGGGTTTATCCTTTAGTGTTGTCAATGATGGGCTCTTGTTCACAAATGGGTATAGCGGAGGATTTTACAAATTGGATACTAACTCAAATAACTTGGTTATTAAGGATTATAACTATTATCGGAGCAATTCTGATTATTTTCGAAAATCAGATATGGAAAAGAAGGGCAATAATTTCATCTATAATGCCGCATATCGTCAAGTAATCGGAGGCCCAATCAGCCCGCGAATTTTACTAGTAGATCAAAATGGAGATAGTATTAGCTCCTTTGCTGTAAACTTGGATTCAGCATGGGGGGCGCCCTACACGAATATTTATCAGGATAATTTTATAGTATTTGCTCAAATACCAACTGTTGTTGTTCCAAACGCTTATGGTTTTGTGCTTTCAAAATTAGATTCATTAGGAAATAAAATCTGGCGCAAGCCAGTAAGAGGTATTAATAGGTCAAATTGTTATGTAACTTCTCATACCATTTTACCCAACGGAAACTTTGTTATAAGTGGTTTTCCGGGTGGTTTAAACGCACCCGCAGGTAGAGCTTTTTTGTATTGCTTTGATACGAATGGAGATAGTTTATGGTTTAAAAAATTTAGCCCAAGCGATACCACTCTTAAAACTGATTTTTACGATGTAATAGCCACTAGCGATAGCGGATTGTTAGCATGCGGTCAAGCGATGCGACCCAATGGCAGTCGCGAAAGCTATATTGTTAAATTGGATGCCAATGGTGATTTGTTTAATCCACTAAGCGTAATTGAGAAGCGCAAGGAAAGTTATTTTCATATTTATCCCAATCCTGCTAACAATGTGGTAAGTATGCATTACATGGGTTTTGATAATAATGTTTTGCTACAAATTAAAAATACTATTGGACAAGTAATATTCAATCAAAAAATTAGCACCAACGATGAAAGAATCCAATTGGAAGCATCTATGTTTCCTTCCGGTATTTATGTCTGTAGCTTGATCTCAAATGAGCGAATTGTTACAGCTAAAAAATTGGTGATTGTAAAATAG
- a CDS encoding pyridoxal phosphate-dependent aminotransferase, giving the protein MPKVSNKGTNMPASPIRKLVPYADKAKKEGRTIYHLNIGQPDIETPETMLNAIRNFSQKVVEYSHSAGIESYRKKLAGYYNSFGINIDYTEVMITTGGSEAIEIAMMSCLNPGDEVIIPEPFYANYNGFSCQSDVVVKPIRSYIETGFALPPISEFEKVITPKTKAIMICNPSNPTGYLYSRQELESLKEIVLKHDLFLFSDEVYKEFCYDDKEYVSVMHLSGLDNNVILLDSISKRYSACGARIGAFISKNKEVMATALKFAQARLSPPTFGQVGAEAAIDTPQSYFDAVKKEYTARRNYVVNALNKMEGVFCPMPNGAFYCIAKLPIDNADVFCQWLLESFQYENQTVMLAPATGFYSTPGAGLNEVRIAYVLNLDALQKAMKCLEEALKVYPGRRI; this is encoded by the coding sequence ATGCCAAAAGTATCCAATAAAGGCACCAACATGCCAGCTAGCCCAATTCGTAAATTAGTTCCTTATGCTGATAAAGCTAAAAAAGAAGGTAGAACCATTTATCATTTAAACATCGGGCAACCGGATATTGAAACCCCTGAAACGATGCTGAATGCGATACGTAATTTTTCGCAAAAGGTGGTGGAGTATAGCCATAGTGCAGGGATTGAGAGTTATCGAAAAAAATTGGCAGGTTATTATAATTCCTTTGGAATCAATATCGATTACACCGAAGTGATGATTACTACCGGCGGTTCGGAAGCCATTGAAATTGCCATGATGAGTTGTTTGAATCCGGGCGATGAGGTAATTATTCCTGAACCATTTTATGCGAATTACAATGGTTTTTCCTGTCAATCAGATGTAGTGGTGAAACCCATTCGCAGTTATATTGAAACAGGTTTTGCCTTGCCACCAATAAGCGAATTCGAAAAAGTGATTACGCCTAAAACAAAGGCAATCATGATTTGTAATCCGAGTAACCCTACCGGTTATTTGTATTCCCGACAAGAGTTGGAATCGTTGAAAGAGATTGTGTTGAAACACGATTTGTTTTTGTTTTCGGATGAGGTGTATAAGGAGTTTTGCTATGACGACAAAGAGTATGTGTCGGTGATGCATTTATCCGGTTTAGACAACAATGTAATTTTATTGGATTCGATTTCCAAACGTTACAGTGCTTGTGGGGCACGCATTGGTGCTTTTATCAGCAAAAATAAGGAAGTGATGGCAACTGCATTAAAATTTGCCCAAGCGCGTTTAAGTCCACCTACATTTGGTCAAGTGGGAGCAGAAGCAGCCATTGATACGCCGCAATCCTACTTTGATGCGGTAAAGAAAGAGTATACAGCACGTCGTAATTATGTGGTGAATGCATTAAATAAAATGGAGGGTGTATTTTGTCCTATGCCGAATGGAGCATTTTATTGTATTGCTAAGTTGCCGATTGACAATGCGGATGTATTTTGTCAATGGTTGTTGGAATCTTTTCAATATGAGAATCAAACGGTGATGTTGGCGCCGGCTACCGGGTTTTACTCTACACCGGGTGCAGGTTTAAATGAGGTGCGTATTGCGTATGTGTTGAATTTGGATGCATTGCAAAAGGCGATGAAGTGTTTGGAGGAGGCATTAAAAGTGTATCCCGGAAGAAGGATTTAA